Below is a genomic region from Burkholderia pseudomultivorans.
GCCAAACATCATCAGCACCGGCCACCACCAGCGGTTCACGGCCTGCTGCACCATCGCGCGCTGCGCGTCGCTGCCCTTCATCATCGACAGCAGCGCGTCGAAGCCCTGGCGCTGGTGGAACGACTCTTCCTTGCACACGCGGATCATCGCGCGCGCATAGGGGCCGTACGTGCAGCGGCACAGCGGGATCTGGTTCATGATCGCGGCGCCGTCGACCAGCCAGCCGATCACGCCGACGTCGGCCCAGGTCGGCGTCGGATAGTTGAAGATGCTCGAATACTTGGCCTTGCCGGCATGCAGCGCGTCGATCAGCGCATCGCGCGACACGCCGAGCGTTTCGGCCGCGCTGTACAGGTAGAGGCCGTGGCCGGCTTCGTCCTGCACCTTCGCGAGCAGGATCGCCTTGCGCTTCAGGCTCGGCGCGCGCGAGATCCAGTTGCCTTCGGGCAGCATGCCGACCACTTCCGAGTGCGCGTGCTGCGAGATCTGGCGGATCAGCGTCTTGCGGTAGGCGTCGGGCATCCAGTCCTGCGGTTCGATCTTGCCGTCCGCGGCCATGACCGCGTCGAACCGCGCCTGCTCGGGCGACTCGGCGGTGGCGTCGAGCGGCGCGACGTTGCCGGGGATGTCGAGGGATTGCGTGTACATGGCGAGGGCTCTCGTCCGGGTGAATGTGTGCGCAGTATAAACCAACCGACCGGTCGGTTAATAAATTTATTGCGGATTTCCGGTCGGGTGCGGGTAAACGAGGGACGTCGGCGAGGGACGTCGGGGCGCAATCGGCCAGCCGAATGCGGCGCGGGACGCGAAGCGGCCGCCTTCTGCGGCACAATGCCCGCTTTCCGATGAGGATTTTGCCGATGTCATTCCGAAGCAGTTTCGCCGCGGCCGTGCTGGGCGCGTCCGTGTTCCTGTCGCCGCTCGCGGCCTCGGCTGCGCCGGCCGGATGGGTGGCCGCGTGGGCGACCGCGCTGC
It encodes:
- the paaA gene encoding 1,2-phenylacetyl-CoA epoxidase subunit PaaA; amino-acid sequence: MYTQSLDIPGNVAPLDATAESPEQARFDAVMAADGKIEPQDWMPDAYRKTLIRQISQHAHSEVVGMLPEGNWISRAPSLKRKAILLAKVQDEAGHGLYLYSAAETLGVSRDALIDALHAGKAKYSSIFNYPTPTWADVGVIGWLVDGAAIMNQIPLCRCTYGPYARAMIRVCKEESFHQRQGFDALLSMMKGSDAQRAMVQQAVNRWWWPVLMMFGPSDADSVHSNQSAKWGIKRISNDDLRQKFVDATVEQAKVLGVTLPDPDLKWNDARGHYDYGAIDWDEFWRVVNGDGPCNKERLATRVKAHEDGAWVREAALAHEAKRRARAEQHAA